Proteins encoded in a region of the Halorussus sp. MSC15.2 genome:
- a CDS encoding branched-chain amino acid ABC transporter permease yields the protein MVDVLTTVINAVTISALYALVAIGFTLIFGVGGVLNLAHGAILTIGAFTAYYATSAMGLGIWTGALAALVVAGLFSAVLYLGMIRWIQDEPILVMILTLVSSIAIEQFFLVAVGTQPKAVPSLLQGQLSIAGSTVQTNQALTFVLSWLLIGALIVAVNYTQTGKAILATSMSTKGAALVGIESDRMYLYTWLLAGALAGVAGVFLASVRTASWTMGRGPLILSFSIVVIGGIGSIRGSVVGAYLIGFLEVFTVTYVDSSLSGLASLVVLVVVLLVRPEGLFGRELAEA from the coding sequence ATGGTTGACGTTCTCACCACGGTCATCAACGCCGTCACGATTAGCGCGTTGTACGCACTCGTCGCCATCGGATTCACGCTGATATTCGGCGTCGGCGGCGTGCTGAACCTCGCCCACGGGGCGATTCTCACCATCGGCGCGTTCACGGCGTACTACGCCACGAGCGCGATGGGACTCGGTATCTGGACCGGCGCGCTGGCCGCGCTGGTCGTCGCGGGACTGTTCAGCGCGGTGTTGTACCTCGGGATGATTCGCTGGATTCAGGACGAGCCGATACTCGTGATGATACTCACGCTCGTCTCCAGCATCGCCATCGAGCAGTTCTTCCTCGTCGCCGTCGGGACCCAACCGAAGGCGGTCCCGTCGCTGTTGCAGGGCCAACTGAGTATCGCGGGCAGCACCGTCCAGACGAATCAGGCGCTGACGTTCGTCCTCTCGTGGCTGCTCATCGGGGCGCTGATAGTGGCGGTCAACTACACCCAGACCGGGAAGGCCATCCTCGCTACCAGCATGAGTACCAAGGGGGCCGCGCTCGTCGGCATCGAGAGCGACCGGATGTACCTGTACACGTGGTTGCTCGCTGGCGCGCTCGCGGGCGTCGCCGGGGTGTTCCTCGCCTCTGTCAGGACTGCTAGCTGGACGATGGGACGCGGCCCGCTGATACTGTCGTTCTCCATCGTCGTCATCGGCGGCATCGGCTCCATCCGCGGGAGCGTCGTCGGCGCGTACCTCATCGGGTTCCTCGAAGTGTTCACTGTCACGTACGTCGATTCGAGTCTGAGCGGTCTCGCGTCGCTGGTGGTACTCGTGGTCGTGCTGCTCGTCAGACCCGAAGGACTGTTCGGCCGAGAACTCGCGGAGGCCTGA
- a CDS encoding branched-chain amino acid ABC transporter permease, translating into MSEKVTTDGESYRDLLDPTSLALRHQLGVLGLLVLGLLPFGVGPLMALKLTGALYFAVFAMSWDAVSGYTGQISFGHGLFFAVGGYTSALLNLNWGVEPALAVVVGMAMAAVAGVVVGVPALRLEGPYLSLVTLVAPLILLQIFIVFSDTFGGELGLSSPENLVTFESFETAITANYYLAFGLFLFVLVLLLAVTRSDAGSVFTAIREDEDAVAAAGLNPAKFKVFAFVLSAAVGGLAGAMFVHTPVGNPQPSQLLLLTVSIEVIIASVLGGMGTIVGPAVGGLFYYMFRDYLGSITWTVPLTDVPVSELDLLLFSLVTLALLFFLPGGFVRWTIRNGRRALRGGGPDGGRAVPDGGVESDAGTTPVERTLASFREALGDDASTEDDNEH; encoded by the coding sequence ATGTCGGAGAAAGTCACCACCGACGGTGAGTCCTACCGCGACCTGCTCGACCCGACCTCGCTGGCGTTGCGCCACCAGTTGGGCGTCCTCGGACTACTGGTGCTGGGCCTGCTCCCGTTTGGGGTCGGTCCCCTGATGGCGCTGAAGCTCACGGGCGCGCTGTACTTCGCGGTGTTCGCCATGAGTTGGGACGCCGTCTCGGGCTACACCGGCCAGATTAGCTTCGGTCACGGACTGTTCTTCGCGGTCGGCGGCTACACGTCGGCGCTGCTCAACCTGAACTGGGGCGTCGAACCCGCCCTAGCGGTCGTAGTCGGAATGGCGATGGCGGCGGTCGCGGGCGTCGTCGTCGGCGTGCCCGCGCTTCGGTTGGAGGGACCGTACCTCTCGCTGGTCACGCTGGTCGCGCCGCTCATCCTGCTCCAGATATTCATCGTGTTCAGCGACACGTTCGGCGGCGAACTCGGACTGTCGAGTCCCGAGAATCTGGTCACGTTCGAGAGCTTCGAGACCGCCATCACCGCGAACTACTATCTGGCGTTCGGTCTGTTCCTGTTCGTCCTCGTGCTGCTGCTGGCGGTGACGCGCTCGGACGCCGGGTCGGTGTTCACCGCCATCCGCGAGGACGAGGACGCGGTCGCCGCGGCGGGTCTCAACCCGGCGAAGTTCAAGGTGTTCGCGTTCGTGCTGAGCGCCGCGGTCGGCGGTCTCGCCGGGGCGATGTTCGTCCACACGCCGGTCGGCAACCCCCAACCGAGTCAACTGCTGTTGCTCACCGTCAGCATCGAAGTGATAATCGCCAGCGTGCTGGGCGGGATGGGGACCATCGTCGGTCCGGCGGTCGGCGGCCTGTTCTACTACATGTTCCGGGACTACCTCGGCAGCATCACGTGGACGGTGCCGCTGACCGACGTGCCGGTGTCGGAACTCGACCTGCTGCTGTTCTCGCTGGTCACGCTCGCGCTCCTGTTCTTCCTGCCCGGCGGCTTCGTCCGCTGGACCATCAGGAACGGGCGGCGAGCGTTGCGGGGCGGCGGTCCGGACGGTGGACGCGCCGTCCCGGACGGCGGCGTCGAATCGGACGCCGGGACGACCCCGGTCGAGCGGACGCTGGCCTCGTTTCGGGAGGCACTCGGCGACGACGCTTCGACGGAGGACGACAATGAGCACTGA
- a CDS encoding ABC transporter ATP-binding protein, which translates to MSTETPTDDDSAATLAADESAADSYGPDDGVLVLDGLTKRFGGLTAVDDLSFAVEEGEILGFIGPNGAGKSTTFNCVTGTYPPTEGTVWYRGEDVTGEPAHEMVKRGMARTFQSFRPLDDRSIVRNVALALVPDRIASLSGLRGETRRRATEICERVGLGDRLDQLPDELPHAGLLRLELARALATDPDLLLVDEPFAGLSNQEVGEISDLLESLRDDGITLVVVDHNMRGLLSLIDRAIVIQFGSKIAEGDPEEIKRDPAVQEAYLGGDTL; encoded by the coding sequence ATGAGCACTGAAACACCGACGGACGACGACAGCGCGGCGACCCTCGCGGCGGACGAATCGGCGGCCGACTCGTACGGCCCGGACGACGGCGTCCTCGTTCTGGACGGTCTCACGAAACGATTCGGCGGACTGACCGCGGTTGACGACCTCTCGTTCGCGGTCGAGGAGGGCGAGATTCTTGGCTTCATCGGGCCGAACGGCGCGGGCAAGTCCACCACGTTCAACTGCGTGACGGGGACGTACCCGCCGACCGAGGGCACGGTCTGGTACCGCGGCGAGGACGTCACCGGCGAACCCGCACACGAGATGGTCAAGCGCGGGATGGCCCGGACGTTCCAGTCGTTCCGACCCCTCGACGACCGGTCCATCGTCCGGAACGTGGCGCTCGCGCTCGTCCCCGACCGAATCGCGTCGCTCTCGGGGCTTCGGGGCGAGACGCGGCGGCGCGCGACCGAAATCTGCGAGCGCGTCGGGTTGGGCGACCGACTCGACCAACTGCCCGACGAGTTACCGCACGCCGGGCTGTTGCGACTGGAACTCGCCCGGGCGCTCGCCACCGACCCGGACCTGCTGCTGGTGGACGAACCGTTCGCCGGACTCTCGAATCAGGAGGTCGGCGAGATTTCCGACCTGCTGGAGTCGCTCCGGGACGACGGCATCACGTTAGTCGTCGTGGACCACAACATGCGGGGCCTGCTCTCGCTCATCGACCGGGCCATCGTCATCCAGTTCGGGTCCAAAATCGCCGAGGGCGACCCCGAGGAGATAAAGCGCGACCCCGCGGTGCAGGAGGCGTATCTGGGAGGTGATACGCTATGA
- a CDS encoding ABC transporter ATP-binding protein translates to MSTDSGSGSDDASTQDGNAVSSRDGAAASGDAPSSSPDATTERDEATPDRGDAILRAEGLQVSYGEVAALRGLDFHVEDGEIVAIIGPNGAGKSTLADAVSGHVAYEGRVSYRGREVADRSASDLVSEGLIHCTETRDLFGYMSVADNLDLGAYRHRDDVDERREFVYDLFPTLEDRADQNARTMSGGEQQMLAIGRALMSDPDLLLLDEPTLGLAPVILDDISDGIEQIRDAGVTVVLCEQNVTFAMDHADRVYLLENGRFEREGAPETLRGDEYIRDAYLGG, encoded by the coding sequence ATGAGTACCGACTCCGGTTCCGGGAGCGACGACGCCTCGACGCAGGACGGCAACGCGGTGTCGTCCCGTGACGGTGCGGCGGCCTCCGGGGACGCGCCCAGTTCGTCCCCAGACGCGACCACAGAGCGCGACGAGGCGACTCCCGACCGCGGCGACGCGATTCTGCGCGCCGAGGGCCTACAGGTCTCGTACGGCGAGGTGGCCGCGCTCCGGGGACTCGACTTCCACGTCGAGGACGGCGAAATCGTCGCCATCATCGGCCCGAACGGCGCGGGGAAGTCGACGCTCGCCGACGCGGTGTCGGGCCACGTCGCCTACGAGGGACGGGTCAGCTATCGCGGCCGAGAGGTCGCCGACAGGAGCGCGAGCGACCTCGTCTCGGAGGGGTTGATTCACTGCACCGAGACCCGCGACCTGTTCGGCTACATGTCCGTGGCCGACAACCTCGACCTCGGGGCGTACCGCCACCGCGACGACGTGGACGAGCGCCGCGAGTTCGTCTACGACCTGTTCCCGACCCTCGAAGACCGGGCCGACCAGAACGCCCGGACCATGAGCGGCGGCGAACAGCAGATGCTCGCCATCGGCCGCGCGCTGATGAGCGACCCGGACCTCCTGTTGCTGGACGAACCGACGCTGGGTCTCGCGCCGGTGATTCTGGACGACATCAGCGACGGCATCGAGCAGATTCGGGACGCCGGGGTCACCGTGGTGCTGTGCGAGCAGAACGTGACGTTCGCCATGGACCACGCCGACCGGGTGTACCTCCTCGAAAACGGCCGGTTCGAGCGCGAGGGGGCACCCGAGACGCTCCGCGGAGACGAGTACATCCGCGACGCCTACCTCGGCGGGTGA
- a CDS encoding long-chain fatty acid--CoA ligase — MANLVTNVQAVAQEHPEEVAVSFRGRETTYEEFWARTGQFAAGLDDRGVGEGDRVAVYLPNLPQFVTAFHGTLRAGGVVVPMNPQYKSREIRHLLSDSEAQVVVTLSDLVPFVEEVRDDTDVEHVVTVGEEADAGTDFEAFLGEDHEFEVADRADESAVVDRADDDVAVQPYTSGTTGQPKGVQLTHNNLASNADTAAGLVPDGIRPDDKQLGVLPLFHIYGMTVVMNATLFNGGAYYPLPEWDAQEAVSLIEDERLTLMHGVPAMYNDIINQPDAEEFDLSSLRLAGVGGSGIPIEVLRRFEELYDVTVYEGYGLTETSPVTHFNSPEQGRRVGSIGKSLPGVDAKIVDEDFEERPRVEEGPVDEEEVDLDEITGELVVSGPNVMKGYSGLPDANEEAFTEVDGTRWFHTGDIGYWDEDDFFYVVDREKHMINTAGYNVYPREIEELLFEHEGVADAAVVGVPDERRGETVKAFIVPVPDADVTPEELKQFCLDNLAEYKHPREVEFVEELPRTTTGKVQKFELRDRETEAAE, encoded by the coding sequence ATGGCAAATCTTGTCACTAACGTGCAGGCGGTGGCTCAGGAGCATCCCGAGGAAGTAGCGGTCTCCTTCCGGGGCCGGGAGACGACCTACGAGGAGTTCTGGGCGCGGACCGGGCAGTTCGCGGCCGGACTGGACGACCGGGGCGTCGGCGAGGGCGACCGAGTCGCCGTCTACCTCCCGAACCTGCCCCAGTTCGTGACCGCGTTCCACGGGACCCTGCGGGCGGGCGGCGTCGTCGTGCCGATGAATCCACAGTACAAGTCCCGGGAGATTCGCCACCTGCTGTCCGACAGCGAGGCGCAGGTGGTCGTGACCCTCTCGGACCTCGTCCCGTTCGTCGAGGAGGTCCGCGACGACACCGACGTGGAACACGTCGTTACGGTGGGCGAGGAGGCCGACGCCGGGACGGACTTCGAGGCGTTCCTCGGCGAGGACCACGAGTTCGAAGTCGCGGACCGCGCCGACGAATCCGCGGTCGTTGACCGCGCCGACGACGACGTGGCAGTCCAACCGTACACCAGCGGAACGACGGGCCAACCCAAAGGCGTGCAGTTGACCCACAACAACCTCGCGTCGAACGCCGACACCGCGGCGGGTCTCGTCCCCGACGGTATCCGGCCGGACGACAAGCAACTCGGCGTCCTGCCGCTGTTCCACATCTACGGCATGACGGTCGTGATGAACGCGACGCTGTTCAACGGCGGCGCGTACTACCCGCTCCCCGAGTGGGACGCCCAAGAGGCCGTCTCGCTCATCGAGGACGAGCGACTCACGCTGATGCACGGCGTGCCGGCGATGTACAACGACATCATCAACCAACCGGACGCCGAGGAGTTCGACCTCTCGTCGCTCCGCCTCGCGGGCGTCGGCGGGTCGGGCATCCCCATCGAAGTGCTGCGGCGGTTCGAGGAACTGTACGACGTGACGGTGTACGAGGGATACGGACTCACCGAGACGAGTCCCGTGACCCACTTCAACTCCCCCGAGCAGGGCCGCCGGGTCGGGAGCATCGGGAAGTCGCTCCCCGGCGTGGACGCCAAAATCGTGGACGAGGACTTCGAGGAGCGACCCCGAGTCGAGGAAGGCCCGGTGGACGAAGAGGAAGTCGACTTGGACGAGATAACCGGCGAACTCGTCGTCTCCGGACCGAACGTGATGAAGGGGTACTCCGGACTGCCGGATGCCAACGAGGAGGCGTTCACCGAGGTGGACGGGACGCGCTGGTTCCACACCGGCGACATCGGCTACTGGGACGAGGACGACTTCTTCTACGTGGTGGACCGCGAGAAGCACATGATAAACACGGCGGGGTACAACGTCTACCCGCGCGAAATCGAGGAACTGCTCTTCGAGCACGAGGGGGTGGCCGACGCCGCCGTGGTCGGAGTTCCGGACGAGCGCCGGGGTGAGACGGTCAAGGCGTTTATCGTCCCGGTTCCCGACGCCGACGTGACGCCCGAGGAACTCAAGCAGTTCTGTCTGGACAACCTCGCGGAGTACAAGCATCCCCGCGAGGTCGAGTTCGTCGAGGAACTCCCGCGGACGACCACGGGCAAGGTCCAGAAGTTCGAACTCCGGGACAGGGAGACGGAGGCCGCGGAGTGA
- a CDS encoding enoyl-CoA hydratase/isomerase family protein: MSDSPTKLTLEDGVATITLNRPDRRNALSEEISAGIRDALADIADADARCVVVEGAGGAFSAGGDIDAMRERFESDESIDEQVRRLERTTSETVARLATFPLPTIAKIDGAAFGAGANLAIACDVQLASDDATVGFGFRQVGLSIDAGTSYLLPRLVGENVAKELVFTGELLDAERALDLGLVNHVYPSEEFEERADAFVERVATGPTVALRHAKRLLGEGLDKSIDRAMSDEATAQGIVFGTDDHEEGVRAFLEDREPEFEGR; this comes from the coding sequence ATGTCTGACTCACCGACGAAACTGACGCTGGAGGACGGCGTCGCCACGATAACGCTGAATCGGCCCGACAGGCGCAACGCTCTCTCCGAAGAGATTTCGGCGGGTATCCGCGACGCGCTCGCGGACATCGCCGACGCTGACGCCCGATGCGTCGTCGTCGAGGGCGCGGGCGGGGCGTTCTCGGCGGGCGGGGACATCGACGCGATGCGCGAGCGGTTCGAGTCCGACGAATCCATCGACGAGCAGGTCCGGCGACTCGAACGGACCACCAGCGAGACCGTCGCCCGACTCGCGACGTTCCCGCTGCCCACGATAGCCAAGATAGACGGCGCGGCGTTCGGGGCGGGCGCGAACCTCGCCATCGCCTGTGACGTGCAACTCGCCAGCGACGACGCGACGGTCGGGTTCGGGTTCCGGCAGGTCGGTCTCAGCATCGACGCCGGGACCTCCTACCTGCTCCCGCGACTCGTCGGCGAGAACGTCGCCAAGGAACTCGTGTTCACGGGCGAACTCCTCGACGCCGAGCGAGCGCTCGACCTCGGACTGGTGAACCACGTCTATCCGTCCGAGGAGTTCGAGGAGCGCGCCGACGCGTTCGTCGAGCGAGTCGCCACCGGGCCGACGGTGGCGCTGCGCCACGCCAAGCGCCTCCTCGGCGAGGGACTCGACAAGTCCATCGACCGGGCGATGAGCGACGAGGCCACCGCGCAGGGCATCGTCTTCGGCACCGACGACCACGAGGAGGGCGTCCGCGCCTTCCTCGAAGACCGCGAACCCGAGTTCGAGGGGCGCTGA
- a CDS encoding thioesterase family protein, whose amino-acid sequence MTDESRSDDPLSAVAEGFAYESTWEAGQMEPQTVADGIEVAATPELIGFMEQTVYDGVVPQLPEGHRIVGVRIECDHRAPTPAGEAVSVSITVEEVDAESGQITSSATVEDEGGVAATGRMRHAS is encoded by the coding sequence GTGACCGACGAGTCGCGGAGCGACGACCCGCTCTCGGCGGTCGCCGAGGGGTTCGCGTACGAATCGACGTGGGAGGCCGGGCAGATGGAACCCCAGACGGTCGCCGACGGTATCGAGGTCGCGGCCACCCCGGAGCTAATCGGCTTCATGGAGCAGACCGTCTACGACGGGGTGGTTCCGCAACTTCCCGAGGGCCACCGCATCGTCGGCGTGCGCATCGAGTGCGACCACCGCGCTCCCACGCCCGCGGGCGAGGCGGTCTCGGTCTCGATAACGGTCGAGGAAGTAGACGCCGAGAGCGGCCAGATAACCTCCAGCGCGACGGTCGAGGACGAGGGCGGCGTGGCGGCCACCGGCCGGATGCGCCACGCGTCGTGA
- a CDS encoding acyl-CoA dehydrogenase family protein, producing the protein MAFRLSDEQRAIREAVRTFGEEEIEPVAREHDEEKKYPGDLVRKAAELDFVAPSIPVEYGGAGMDTLSAIVVTEELWRADPGIGSAIGSRGFGSNMIRKYGDEWMKEEWLTRIASGESACCSCISEPAHGSNVAGIETRAEKDGDEYVINGNKMWITNGTVADVAVVMTKTTPDEGHRGITAFLVPTDTEGFQTEKIDNKLGIRASDLAEVILDDVRVPEENVIGEVDKGFYQLMDFFASGRTSVAAQAVGAAQAALDAALDYAEEREQFGQKIGDFQAIEHKLAEMATNVEAARSLTYRAASYVDDGDDQLATQFASMAKLFASEHAVDVADEAIQVHGGAGFVTDHPVERYYRDARITKIYEGTSEIQKNIISDNLQ; encoded by the coding sequence ATGGCATTTCGACTGTCAGACGAACAGCGGGCGATACGAGAGGCGGTCCGGACGTTCGGCGAGGAGGAGATAGAACCGGTCGCGCGGGAACACGACGAGGAGAAGAAGTACCCCGGGGACCTCGTCCGGAAGGCGGCGGAACTCGACTTCGTGGCCCCGTCCATCCCGGTCGAGTACGGCGGCGCGGGGATGGACACGCTGTCGGCCATCGTCGTCACCGAGGAACTCTGGCGGGCCGACCCCGGCATCGGGAGCGCTATCGGAAGCCGCGGGTTCGGGTCGAACATGATTCGGAAGTACGGCGACGAGTGGATGAAAGAGGAGTGGCTCACCCGCATCGCGTCCGGCGAGTCGGCGTGCTGTAGCTGTATCTCCGAACCCGCGCACGGTTCGAACGTCGCGGGTATCGAGACTCGCGCCGAGAAAGACGGCGACGAGTACGTCATCAACGGCAACAAGATGTGGATAACCAACGGTACCGTCGCCGACGTGGCCGTGGTGATGACCAAGACCACGCCCGACGAGGGCCACCGCGGCATCACCGCGTTCCTCGTCCCGACCGACACGGAGGGGTTCCAGACCGAGAAGATAGATAACAAACTCGGCATCCGGGCCTCCGACCTCGCGGAGGTCATCCTCGACGACGTGCGGGTCCCCGAGGAGAACGTCATCGGCGAGGTGGACAAGGGGTTCTACCAACTGATGGACTTCTTCGCGTCGGGCCGCACCAGCGTGGCGGCGCAGGCGGTCGGGGCGGCGCAGGCCGCGCTCGACGCCGCGCTCGACTACGCCGAGGAGCGCGAACAGTTCGGCCAGAAAATCGGCGACTTCCAAGCTATCGAACACAAGCTCGCGGAGATGGCGACCAACGTCGAGGCGGCCCGGTCGCTCACCTACCGGGCGGCGTCCTACGTGGACGACGGCGACGACCAACTGGCGACGCAGTTCGCCAGCATGGCGAAACTGTTCGCCAGCGAACACGCGGTGGACGTGGCCGACGAGGCGATTCAGGTCCACGGCGGCGCTGGCTTCGTCACCGACCACCCCGTCGAACGCTACTACCGCGACGCCCGAATCACGAAGATATACGAGGGGACCAGCGAGATTCAGAAGAACATCATCTCGGACAACCTCCAGTGA
- a CDS encoding alpha/beta fold hydrolase, translating into MPGHEEWSDRQEATTVSVDGHELEVAYYDSESGGASESPSGERREDDRPSVVFVHGIPTWSFLWRDVVPAVAEDRRVIAPDLLGYGNSAMHDGFDRSIRAQEAMLDDLLDRLRVETVSLVAHDIGGGVALRYASHNPDAVEQLVLSNAVCYDSWPVEFVNELGLPSVAEETTDEELDAKLDFAFADGLYDDEGHEEFVTGMKAPWQSEEGKLSLSRNAVATNTNHTTELDYGAITAETLLLWGGDDVLQPVSYAERLADDIQDAELSVLDRAYHWVVEDRPDAYRERLRSFLSEGEAS; encoded by the coding sequence ATGCCGGGACACGAGGAGTGGAGCGACCGGCAGGAGGCGACGACCGTCTCGGTGGACGGTCACGAACTGGAGGTGGCGTACTACGATAGCGAATCCGGCGGCGCCTCGGAGAGTCCGAGCGGCGAACGCCGCGAGGACGACCGACCGTCGGTCGTCTTCGTCCACGGCATCCCGACGTGGTCGTTCCTCTGGCGCGACGTGGTCCCCGCCGTCGCAGAGGACCGGCGGGTAATCGCGCCCGACCTGCTCGGTTACGGCAACTCCGCGATGCACGACGGGTTCGACCGGTCCATCCGCGCCCAAGAGGCGATGCTCGACGACCTGCTCGACCGACTCCGCGTCGAGACCGTCTCGCTGGTGGCCCACGACATCGGCGGCGGGGTCGCGCTCCGGTACGCGAGTCACAACCCGGACGCCGTGGAGCAGTTAGTGCTGTCGAACGCGGTCTGCTACGACTCGTGGCCGGTCGAGTTCGTCAACGAACTCGGACTCCCGTCAGTCGCCGAGGAGACGACCGACGAGGAACTCGACGCCAAACTCGACTTCGCGTTCGCCGACGGTCTCTACGACGACGAGGGCCACGAGGAGTTCGTGACGGGCATGAAAGCGCCGTGGCAGTCCGAGGAGGGGAAGCTATCGCTCTCGCGGAACGCGGTGGCGACCAACACCAACCACACCACGGAACTCGACTACGGGGCCATCACCGCCGAGACGCTGCTGCTGTGGGGCGGCGACGACGTGCTCCAACCGGTCTCGTACGCCGAGCGCCTCGCGGACGACATACAGGACGCGGAACTGTCGGTACTGGACCGGGCCTACCACTGGGTCGTCGAGGACCGCCCGGACGCGTACCGCGAGCGACTCCGGTCGTTCCTGAGCGAAGGGGAAGCGTCATAA
- a CDS encoding Lrp/AsnC family transcriptional regulator codes for MTDGTESPNWSFKDRDIAILRELTRDPQLSSRELTTILAEEYDIEVSHVTVSESIREMRNEGVFREAIIPNEEYYIFGLFEFKFNPENFESGWRDAMEYIRDDPHTLFYFLSDGEYQWKTVMMFPTREDESQWIHECYKEHGDVIANIRNSVIHNVLKFGTDPEIFDSLNGERAE; via the coding sequence ATGACCGACGGAACGGAATCACCGAACTGGAGTTTCAAGGACAGGGACATCGCCATCCTGCGGGAGTTGACGCGGGACCCGCAACTGTCCTCGCGAGAACTCACCACGATTCTCGCCGAGGAGTACGACATCGAGGTGTCCCACGTCACGGTCAGCGAGTCCATCCGGGAGATGCGCAACGAGGGCGTCTTCCGGGAGGCCATCATCCCCAACGAGGAGTACTACATCTTCGGCCTGTTCGAGTTCAAGTTCAACCCCGAGAACTTCGAGTCGGGGTGGCGCGACGCGATGGAGTACATCCGCGACGACCCCCACACCCTGTTCTACTTCCTCTCGGACGGCGAGTACCAGTGGAAGACCGTGATGATGTTCCCCACGCGGGAGGACGAGTCTCAGTGGATTCACGAGTGCTACAAGGAGCACGGCGACGTCATCGCCAACATCCGTAACTCGGTCATCCACAACGTCCTCAAGTTCGGCACCGACCCCGAGATATTCGACAGCCTGAACGGCGAACGCGCGGAGTAG
- a CDS encoding ABC transporter substrate-binding protein, producing MESTQDGGRYAGSNRRTFISTAGATGAALLAGCTGGGDGDGTDTSSGGTTVGSSGDGSAATTIKFWHAMGGDLGKFIDTLVSDFESQSDGISVEATKKGNYRETLNATTSAVQAGNPPAIAQIFEIGTQLALDSDVFTPVEDIIPSGRINYDNYLDSVLNYYRIDGKLHSMPLNSSNAIFYYNKDAFEQAGLDPENPPTTYRGVLDAAETLTGAGAVDKGVTWPNHSWFVEQWFAEQDQLLVNEENGRSGRATKSFFESDAAKRTFDWWTNLYEQGQYLNPGIEAWSEAQQAFLTQKTAMLGYSTSSIAPMKKGAKKNGFELGTMKLPVPEGQRNGVVIGGASLWVPSGLSQAKQEAAAEFLLWLNEPEQQTRWHKNTGYFPVRKESISQLESEGFYEENPNFRTAIDQLRQTNDSSATRGALVGSFTKVRTLVEEGYVNMIQSDDVTVQQGLQNIDSKVEDALKAYNQKTN from the coding sequence ATGGAATCCACTCAGGACGGCGGGCGGTACGCAGGGAGTAATCGGCGCACGTTCATCTCGACTGCGGGGGCCACCGGTGCCGCGCTCTTGGCCGGATGTACCGGCGGGGGCGACGGTGACGGAACCGACACGAGTAGCGGTGGCACGACCGTCGGGAGCAGTGGCGACGGGTCGGCCGCGACGACCATCAAGTTCTGGCACGCGATGGGCGGCGACCTCGGGAAGTTCATCGACACGCTCGTCTCAGACTTCGAGAGCCAGTCCGACGGAATCTCGGTCGAGGCCACCAAGAAGGGCAACTACCGCGAGACGCTCAACGCAACGACCTCGGCGGTGCAGGCGGGCAATCCGCCGGCCATCGCTCAGATATTCGAAATCGGCACGCAACTCGCATTAGACAGCGACGTGTTCACGCCGGTCGAGGACATCATCCCCAGCGGTCGCATCAACTACGACAACTACCTCGACTCGGTACTGAACTACTACCGAATCGACGGGAAACTCCACTCGATGCCGCTGAACTCCAGCAACGCCATCTTCTACTACAACAAAGACGCCTTCGAGCAGGCCGGGTTGGACCCGGAGAACCCGCCCACCACGTACCGAGGCGTGTTGGACGCCGCCGAAACCCTGACCGGTGCCGGCGCGGTGGACAAGGGAGTCACGTGGCCGAACCACTCGTGGTTCGTCGAGCAGTGGTTCGCCGAGCAGGACCAACTGCTCGTGAACGAGGAGAACGGCCGGTCGGGGCGCGCCACGAAGTCGTTCTTCGAGAGCGACGCCGCGAAGCGGACCTTCGACTGGTGGACGAACCTCTACGAACAGGGGCAGTATCTCAACCCCGGAATCGAGGCGTGGAGCGAGGCCCAGCAGGCGTTCCTCACGCAGAAGACGGCCATGCTCGGCTACTCGACGTCGAGCATCGCGCCGATGAAGAAGGGCGCGAAGAAGAACGGCTTCGAACTCGGGACGATGAAGCTTCCCGTTCCCGAGGGTCAGCGGAACGGCGTCGTCATCGGCGGTGCCTCCCTCTGGGTCCCGTCCGGACTCTCACAGGCCAAGCAGGAGGCGGCGGCCGAGTTCCTCCTCTGGCTGAACGAACCGGAACAACAGACGCGATGGCACAAGAACACCGGGTACTTCCCGGTGCGAAAGGAGTCCATCAGTCAACTGGAGAGCGAGGGGTTCTACGAGGAGAACCCCAACTTCCGAACCGCTATCGACCAGCTCCGCCAGACGAACGATTCGTCCGCAACCCGCGGTGCCCTCGTGGGGTCGTTCACGAAGGTCCGGACGTTGGTCGAGGAGGGCTACGTGAACATGATTCAGTCCGACGACGTGACCGTCCAACAGGGTCTCCAGAACATCGACTCGAAGGTCGAGGACGCGCTGAAGGCCTACAACCAGAAGACGAACTGA